The following proteins come from a genomic window of Kocuria palustris:
- a CDS encoding glycosyltransferase family 2 protein, with amino-acid sequence MDASTTNQGTRPELSVVVPSRGGARRLPRLLSALAEQQSAPDFEICVVLDGDVDGSEAVLRECADRWPVLDLHWVVFAQNRGRSAALNAGAEATTGPILIRADDDLEPGPHYIRDHAAAHAAGDCGVIGMQRHVLPRTAYQRVYGDRADLRHAAEAYALPPEKVWRHWAGSVSVPRHLHERIGGYSEAYRRYGWEDVDYGYRLHQLGVPIRFARELETRHHAAATTTLLKARRALHSGASRQIFIARHGAEALEGDRPPRGIWGAAVRLVASVTTERSLSVTARALDRSIGRLPRWLAIKLIALQVEAAAEAGRRHPARATASF; translated from the coding sequence ATGGACGCATCGACGACGAATCAGGGGACGCGGCCGGAGCTCAGCGTCGTGGTCCCGTCGCGCGGAGGAGCCCGCCGCCTTCCCCGCCTGCTCTCGGCGCTGGCCGAGCAGCAGAGCGCGCCGGACTTCGAGATCTGCGTGGTGCTCGACGGCGACGTCGACGGCTCGGAGGCGGTCCTGCGCGAGTGCGCCGATCGCTGGCCCGTCCTCGACCTGCACTGGGTGGTGTTCGCGCAGAACAGGGGCAGGTCGGCTGCCTTGAATGCCGGAGCGGAGGCGACGACAGGGCCGATCCTGATCCGTGCTGATGACGACCTGGAGCCGGGACCGCACTACATCCGGGATCACGCGGCCGCCCATGCGGCCGGGGACTGCGGGGTGATCGGCATGCAGCGCCACGTCCTGCCTCGAACGGCATATCAGCGCGTCTACGGAGATCGCGCGGACCTGCGCCATGCGGCCGAGGCCTACGCCCTGCCGCCCGAGAAGGTCTGGCGGCACTGGGCAGGCAGCGTGTCGGTCCCGCGGCACCTGCATGAGCGGATCGGCGGCTACAGCGAGGCCTATCGCCGCTACGGATGGGAGGATGTGGACTACGGATACCGTCTGCATCAGCTCGGTGTGCCGATCCGCTTCGCCCGGGAGCTGGAGACGAGGCACCACGCCGCGGCGACCACGACCCTCCTGAAGGCCCGGCGAGCCCTGCACTCCGGGGCCTCGCGGCAGATCTTCATCGCCCGGCACGGAGCCGAGGCGCTGGAGGGCGACCGTCCGCCGCGGGGGATATGGGGGGCGGCGGTGCGCCTGGTCGCCTCGGTCACCACCGAGCGGTCGCTGAGCGTGACGGCCCGGGCACTGGACCGAAGCATCGGGCGTCTGCCCCGGTGGCTGGCCATCAAGCTGATCGCGCTGCAGGTGGAGGCCGCCGCGGAGGCCGGTCGGCGACATCCCGCTCGCGCGACCGCTTCCTTCTGA
- a CDS encoding glycosyltransferase, which yields MSHSFADETRRPPLAIAHDYLTQRGGAERVVLALHRLYPEAPIYTLFYEPEATFPEFRDATIITSPLNSIGALRRDPRKALPLLPWACSRMLVDADQAIVSSSGWAHGFRFTGETAVYCHTPARWVHLLQDYVGGPWWSSPKGVLARAMHPVLEPWDQRAQARHDVYVGNSTEVQHRISRVYDRDDVQLIFPPHSVQTEAVPLEPIEGAQRLVAQGGFLLSVARLLPYKNVDAVIRATEQLDLPLLVVGRGPEEQRLRALAGDRVVFAQDISDAQLRWAYAHASALVAASFEDFGITPLEASAWGLPTVALRGGGYLDTIREGLNGTFVEQPSPEALAAGIRRALARDWNLKAMRDHAAKFSERRFMASIQRLLEAEESVVCPLPERGASAARHRHSSVA from the coding sequence ATGAGCCACTCGTTCGCCGATGAGACGCGCCGGCCCCCGCTGGCGATCGCTCACGACTACCTCACGCAGCGCGGCGGCGCCGAGCGCGTGGTGCTCGCCCTGCATCGCCTCTACCCGGAGGCGCCCATCTACACGCTGTTCTACGAGCCCGAGGCCACGTTCCCCGAATTCCGCGACGCCACCATCATCACCTCGCCCCTGAACTCGATCGGCGCGCTGCGTCGGGATCCGCGCAAGGCGCTGCCGCTGCTGCCGTGGGCGTGCTCGCGGATGCTCGTCGATGCCGATCAGGCGATCGTCTCGAGCTCGGGCTGGGCGCACGGCTTCCGCTTCACGGGCGAGACCGCCGTCTACTGCCACACCCCGGCGCGCTGGGTCCACCTGCTGCAGGACTACGTGGGAGGGCCCTGGTGGAGCTCTCCCAAGGGCGTGCTGGCACGGGCCATGCACCCGGTGCTCGAGCCCTGGGACCAGCGGGCGCAGGCCCGTCACGACGTCTACGTGGGCAATTCCACGGAGGTCCAGCACCGCATCTCCCGCGTCTACGACCGCGACGATGTGCAGCTGATCTTCCCCCCGCACTCCGTGCAGACGGAGGCCGTGCCTCTGGAGCCGATCGAGGGGGCCCAGCGGCTCGTGGCGCAGGGGGGCTTCCTGCTCTCCGTGGCACGGCTGCTGCCGTACAAGAACGTCGACGCCGTGATCCGAGCCACCGAGCAGCTGGATCTGCCGCTGCTGGTGGTCGGGCGCGGCCCGGAGGAGCAGCGGCTGCGGGCGCTGGCGGGGGACCGCGTGGTCTTCGCCCAGGACATCTCGGACGCGCAGCTGCGCTGGGCCTACGCCCATGCCTCGGCCCTGGTGGCGGCCAGCTTCGAGGACTTCGGCATCACGCCGCTGGAGGCCAGCGCATGGGGCCTTCCCACGGTGGCGCTGCGCGGAGGCGGCTATCTGGACACCATCCGGGAGGGCCTCAACGGGACCTTCGTGGAGCAGCCGTCTCCTGAGGCGCTGGCCGCCGGGATCCGCAGGGCGCTGGCGCGCGACTGGAACCTGAAGGCCATGCGCGATCACGCCGCGAAGTTCTCCGAGCGCCGGTTCATGGCCAGCATCCAGAGGCTGCTCGAGGCCGAGGAGTCCGTGGTCTGCCCGCTGCCGGAGCGCGGGGCATCCGCTGCTCGGCACCGGCATTCCTCCGTGGCCTGA
- a CDS encoding nucleotidyltransferase family protein produces the protein MTEPAVGSALPMEVRVRFAHAMIAHLFAQAGIRALHHKGHTAPEGTYVSGRASTDADVLVPPDQAARAIQVLQARGWDLVTSYRDGSIFQHAASLWHSHLGYADIHQLIPGTGPTPQAVFERLWSQRSTADMGGQPCTVPGRLDHLALIVIHAARDTSRGQPDTAHLRSSLSPQEWAEVRARALELRAAAPWVVATGESAPAAQAEVALWRALRDGAERDVLLRARIHAAEGFRERASITLGTLVPNRGHLRMQLEREPRLTDYLADYRDRLGAAVGAVKRGLRR, from the coding sequence GTGACCGAGCCCGCCGTCGGCTCCGCCCTCCCCATGGAGGTCCGCGTCCGCTTCGCCCACGCGATGATCGCCCACCTGTTCGCACAGGCGGGGATCCGAGCCCTGCACCACAAGGGGCACACCGCCCCGGAGGGCACCTATGTGTCCGGTCGAGCCTCCACGGACGCCGACGTCCTGGTGCCCCCGGACCAGGCCGCCCGAGCCATCCAGGTCCTGCAGGCCCGCGGCTGGGACCTGGTCACGAGCTACCGGGACGGGTCGATCTTCCAGCACGCGGCCTCCCTGTGGCACAGCCATCTGGGCTACGCGGACATCCACCAGCTGATCCCGGGCACCGGCCCCACGCCCCAGGCCGTCTTCGAGCGGCTCTGGAGCCAGCGCTCCACAGCGGATATGGGCGGACAGCCCTGCACGGTGCCGGGGCGCTTGGACCACCTGGCTCTGATCGTCATCCACGCCGCCCGCGACACCTCGAGGGGGCAGCCGGACACGGCCCACCTCCGCTCGAGCCTCTCGCCCCAGGAATGGGCCGAGGTCCGAGCCCGCGCGCTGGAGCTGCGGGCAGCAGCGCCCTGGGTGGTCGCCACCGGCGAGAGCGCACCCGCCGCGCAGGCGGAGGTCGCGCTGTGGCGCGCACTGCGCGATGGCGCCGAACGGGACGTCCTGCTGCGCGCCCGGATCCACGCCGCGGAGGGCTTCCGAGAGCGGGCGAGCATCACCCTGGGCACGCTGGTGCCGAATCGCGGTCATCTGCGCATGCAGCTCGAGAGGGAGCCGCGCCTGACGGATTACCTGGCGGACTACCGCGACCGGCTCGGGGCCGCCGTCGGCGCGGTGAAGAGGGGTCTGCGCCGATGA
- the rfbA gene encoding glucose-1-phosphate thymidylyltransferase RfbA, whose protein sequence is MKGIILAGGTGSRLHPITLGISKQLMPVYDKPMIYYPLSTLMLAGIQDILIITTPQDAEAFQRLLGDGSRFGIRLSYQVQPSPDGLAQAFLLGREHIGEDSVALILGDNIFYGPGMGTQLRRHQEVRGASIFGYRVSDPAAYGVVEFDDAGHAVSLEEKPPLPRSPYAVPGLYFYDNDVIAIAESLRPSARGELEITDVNRIFMEQGRLSVDILPRGTAWLDTGTFSDLNDASNFIRTVENRQGLKVGAPEEIAWRQGLLSDDALRERAEPLVKSGYGSYLLGLLEHQDASAPDAAERAR, encoded by the coding sequence ATGAAGGGCATCATCCTCGCCGGCGGGACCGGCTCACGGCTGCATCCCATCACCCTCGGGATCTCCAAGCAGCTCATGCCCGTCTACGACAAGCCGATGATCTACTACCCGCTGTCCACCCTGATGCTGGCGGGCATCCAGGACATCCTCATCATCACCACACCGCAGGATGCCGAGGCCTTCCAGCGCCTGCTCGGCGACGGCTCCCGATTCGGCATCCGGCTGAGCTACCAGGTCCAGCCCTCCCCCGACGGCCTGGCCCAGGCGTTCCTGCTGGGGCGCGAGCACATCGGCGAGGACTCCGTGGCACTCATCCTGGGCGACAACATCTTCTACGGCCCCGGCATGGGCACGCAGCTGCGTCGCCATCAGGAGGTCCGGGGGGCCTCGATCTTCGGATATCGGGTCAGCGACCCCGCGGCCTACGGCGTGGTCGAGTTCGACGACGCCGGCCACGCCGTCTCCCTCGAGGAGAAGCCGCCCCTCCCCCGCAGCCCCTACGCCGTGCCCGGGCTGTACTTCTACGACAACGACGTCATCGCGATCGCCGAGTCGCTCAGGCCCTCGGCCCGCGGGGAACTCGAGATCACCGACGTCAACAGGATCTTCATGGAGCAGGGCCGCCTCAGCGTCGACATCCTGCCGCGCGGCACCGCCTGGCTGGACACCGGCACGTTCTCGGACCTCAACGACGCCTCCAACTTCATCCGCACCGTGGAGAACCGCCAGGGCCTCAAGGTCGGGGCTCCCGAGGAGATCGCCTGGCGACAGGGCCTGCTCAGCGACGACGCGCTGCGCGAGCGCGCCGAGCCCCTGGTGAAGAGCGGCTACGGCAGCTATCTGCTCGGCCTGCTCGAGCACCAGGACGCCTCCGCTCCCGACGCAGCGGAGCGAGCCCGGTGA
- a CDS encoding ATP-binding cassette domain-containing protein — MPPSDQSRLSAGSTIADLRVVFTLVPWRMRWRIIAMAVAALLAAMLDLVAVAAMLPLTQMLTAPDPLPGAVDRFLVPLAGTDPRRLLILTAVAVGAAFLVKNVAVIAIRWWSIGQSNRASAAVQAELLRRYAAARYVDHRLRSKSAMTNMVGGAVPAAFSLVLSSWLALLVDLLSIVLMLGLLVAMSPIAAAAALVVFGGFAVLLSRYLKPWSLKFAHRAFELDRDAIAALNPAIEGFRETRLFQREELFVERYRRNKEEAAGLARFQSVLIELPRYLLEVVMILGILLVALLLFGLQGPERAFGLLAVFVAAAMRIVPALNRVVASNNQIHAGTPALRGLVAEIRTLEQQGVARRTGGDVELDPTAPLRVRDLGFRFPDGKRPVLEGVSVDIPAGSTVALVGGSGAGKTTFADLLAGLYEPSTGSLCVGGVDLTEHPGAWLPRVAMVSQRVYLWDASIRDLITFAAPAGEIDERHLADVLEKARLTEVVESLPHGLDTTVGEAGTRLSGGQTQRLGIARALYSRPSVLILDEATSALDNETERQITETVEQLHGQLTVIVIAHRLSTVKNADQILYFAEGRLRASGTMSELVERDPDFAHLVELGRLEVG, encoded by the coding sequence GTGCCCCCCAGCGATCAGTCCCGCCTCTCGGCCGGGTCGACCATCGCCGATCTGCGCGTGGTCTTCACCCTGGTGCCGTGGCGGATGCGCTGGCGGATCATCGCCATGGCGGTCGCCGCGCTGCTGGCGGCCATGCTGGATCTCGTGGCGGTCGCGGCCATGCTGCCGCTGACCCAGATGCTCACCGCCCCGGACCCGCTGCCGGGTGCGGTCGATCGGTTCCTGGTCCCGCTGGCGGGCACCGACCCTCGGCGGCTGCTGATCCTCACAGCGGTGGCCGTCGGCGCCGCCTTCCTGGTCAAGAACGTGGCCGTCATCGCCATCCGGTGGTGGAGCATCGGGCAGTCGAATCGGGCCAGCGCAGCCGTCCAGGCGGAGCTTCTGCGCCGCTACGCCGCCGCGCGCTACGTCGATCACCGCCTGCGCTCCAAGTCCGCGATGACCAACATGGTCGGCGGTGCCGTGCCCGCGGCGTTCTCCCTGGTGCTCTCGAGCTGGCTCGCGCTGCTGGTGGACCTGCTGTCCATCGTGCTGATGCTCGGGCTGCTCGTGGCCATGTCACCGATCGCAGCGGCTGCGGCCCTGGTCGTCTTCGGCGGCTTCGCCGTGCTGCTCTCCCGCTATCTCAAGCCCTGGTCGCTCAAGTTCGCCCATCGTGCCTTCGAGCTCGACCGCGACGCCATCGCCGCCCTGAATCCGGCGATCGAGGGCTTCCGGGAGACCAGGCTCTTCCAGCGCGAAGAGCTGTTCGTCGAGCGCTACCGCAGGAACAAGGAGGAGGCCGCCGGGCTGGCGCGCTTCCAGTCGGTGCTCATCGAGCTGCCGCGCTACCTGCTCGAGGTCGTCATGATCCTCGGCATCCTGCTGGTGGCGCTGCTGCTGTTCGGCCTGCAGGGCCCCGAGAGGGCCTTCGGCCTGCTGGCCGTGTTCGTCGCGGCTGCCATGCGCATCGTCCCGGCGCTGAACCGCGTGGTGGCCTCCAACAACCAGATCCATGCGGGCACCCCGGCTCTGCGCGGACTCGTGGCGGAGATCCGCACGCTCGAGCAGCAGGGGGTTGCTCGGCGCACGGGCGGTGACGTGGAGCTGGACCCCACCGCGCCGCTGCGCGTCCGCGATCTGGGCTTCCGCTTCCCGGACGGCAAGCGCCCTGTGCTGGAGGGCGTCAGCGTGGACATCCCGGCGGGATCGACCGTGGCACTGGTGGGCGGGTCGGGCGCAGGCAAGACGACGTTCGCCGACCTGCTGGCCGGACTGTACGAGCCCTCGACCGGCAGCCTCTGCGTGGGCGGCGTGGATCTGACGGAGCACCCGGGCGCATGGCTGCCGCGGGTGGCCATGGTCTCCCAGCGCGTCTACCTCTGGGACGCGAGCATCCGGGACCTGATCACCTTCGCCGCGCCTGCGGGAGAGATCGACGAGCGCCACCTGGCCGACGTGCTCGAGAAGGCCCGGCTCACGGAAGTGGTGGAGTCCCTGCCCCACGGGCTGGACACCACCGTGGGGGAGGCCGGCACACGCCTGTCAGGCGGTCAGACGCAGCGGCTGGGGATCGCCCGCGCCCTGTACTCGCGTCCGAGTGTGCTGATCCTGGACGAGGCCACCAGCGCCCTGGACAACGAGACCGAGCGGCAGATCACGGAGACCGTCGAGCAGCTGCACGGACAGCTGACGGTCATCGTGATCGCCCACCGCCTGTCGACCGTGAAGAACGCAGATCAGATCCTCTACTTCGCCGAGGGCCGGCTGCGCGCGAGCGGGACGATGTCCGAGCTGGTGGAGCGCGACCCCGACTTCGCGCACCTGGTCGAGCTCGGCCGGCTGGAGGTGGGCTGA
- a CDS encoding alpha-1,2-fucosyltransferase produces the protein MIWGAEPMNGGNFLYLWLTAWSRTRRTGKRWTVRFKPKMRPWLEEFPGLREWTVQEHEVGPLQRRTVEWGQQAGYDYLVPEIPMFVREVLLPGSGFPERVAAAVPDAVVVNVRRGDYYSDALNRSRYGMDIEAFIREAVRRIPSTAQERFVLVSDDPPWCMEHLGFLAERGAVQAMPPPHDMFQDLAQLAAARTLILTNSTFSYWGGYLATSRPPAQRPRQILAPLFFTRQYNHGDSPLLLPQWTAIPEDEYQTDPGL, from the coding sequence GTGATCTGGGGTGCCGAGCCCATGAACGGCGGGAACTTCCTGTACCTGTGGCTCACCGCCTGGTCGCGCACTCGGCGCACCGGCAAGCGGTGGACGGTGCGCTTCAAGCCCAAGATGCGCCCCTGGCTCGAGGAGTTCCCCGGCCTGCGTGAGTGGACCGTCCAGGAGCACGAGGTCGGCCCCCTCCAGCGGCGCACCGTGGAATGGGGCCAGCAGGCTGGCTACGACTACCTGGTCCCGGAGATCCCGATGTTCGTGCGCGAGGTGCTGCTGCCGGGCTCGGGCTTCCCCGAACGTGTGGCAGCTGCAGTGCCGGATGCGGTCGTGGTCAACGTCCGCCGCGGGGACTACTACTCGGACGCGCTGAACCGCAGCCGCTACGGGATGGACATCGAGGCCTTCATCCGCGAGGCCGTGCGACGGATACCGAGCACTGCGCAGGAGCGGTTCGTGCTGGTCTCCGATGACCCTCCGTGGTGCATGGAGCACTTGGGCTTCCTGGCCGAGCGGGGGGCAGTGCAGGCCATGCCGCCGCCGCACGACATGTTCCAGGACCTCGCCCAGCTGGCCGCAGCAAGGACGCTGATCCTCACGAACTCCACGTTCTCCTACTGGGGCGGGTATCTGGCCACGAGCCGGCCCCCAGCGCAGCGCCCTCGTCAGATCCTCGCTCCGCTGTTCTTCACCCGGCAGTACAACCACGGCGACTCGCCGCTGCTGCTGCCGCAATGGACGGCGATCCCCGAGGATGAGTACCAGACTGACCCTGGACTCTGA
- a CDS encoding glycosyltransferase family 2 protein — translation MTTVPPADRAAAPAVSVIIPAYNAARTLPLQLEALAAQVDPPAFEVIVVDNGSSDDLAAAVQPFLGGPLDLRVLRAEAHQGASYARNVGIGAARAELLMFCDADDAVSARWLAQGAAAFETADLWTGMAHLLPQGAFEHPLEVIRARFDVEPSQEDAVVEVRQGDGQALPVLFGGDFGARRDLLLRLGGFDQSFPLAGDDNDLAFRAQRAGVSLHSAEHLRVGCRGHWSASDQLRIVRRSARAHCLLMQRYDAWPASQMPRWHTELLRCAGAGLKMLSRRQTPDWFGLIHRTSIAWGLAEGTVRYRWLRRMPDAQIGVGLQEAAAPSMDMHPTPEDEASR, via the coding sequence ATGACGACCGTTCCCCCCGCTGATCGCGCCGCCGCACCGGCGGTGAGCGTGATCATCCCCGCCTACAACGCTGCCCGGACGCTTCCGCTGCAGCTCGAGGCGCTGGCTGCACAGGTCGATCCGCCGGCCTTCGAGGTCATCGTGGTCGACAACGGATCCAGCGATGACCTCGCTGCGGCGGTGCAGCCCTTCCTGGGCGGGCCCCTGGACCTGCGCGTGCTGCGAGCGGAGGCGCACCAGGGTGCGTCCTACGCGCGCAATGTCGGCATCGGTGCGGCGCGCGCCGAGCTGCTGATGTTCTGCGACGCCGACGACGCCGTCTCCGCCCGCTGGCTGGCCCAGGGAGCGGCTGCCTTCGAGACGGCGGATCTGTGGACCGGCATGGCCCACCTGCTGCCCCAGGGGGCCTTCGAGCATCCGCTGGAGGTCATCCGGGCCCGGTTCGACGTCGAGCCGTCGCAGGAGGACGCCGTCGTCGAGGTGCGGCAGGGAGACGGGCAGGCACTGCCCGTGCTCTTCGGCGGCGACTTCGGCGCACGGAGGGACCTGCTGCTGAGGCTCGGGGGATTCGATCAGTCCTTCCCGCTGGCAGGCGATGACAACGACCTGGCCTTCCGCGCACAGCGGGCCGGGGTGTCACTGCATTCGGCCGAACACCTCCGTGTCGGCTGCCGAGGGCACTGGTCGGCCTCCGATCAGCTGCGCATCGTCCGTCGATCCGCCCGGGCCCACTGCCTGCTGATGCAGCGCTACGATGCCTGGCCCGCCTCGCAGATGCCCCGCTGGCACACGGAGCTGCTGCGCTGTGCCGGAGCAGGACTGAAGATGCTGAGCCGGCGGCAGACGCCGGACTGGTTCGGGCTCATCCACAGGACGAGCATCGCCTGGGGCCTGGCCGAGGGCACCGTCCGGTACCGCTGGCTGAGGCGGATGCCCGACGCGCAGATCGGCGTCGGTCTGCAGGAGGCCGCAGCGCCGTCGATGGACATGCACCCGACCCCGGAGGATGAGGCGAGCAGATGA
- a CDS encoding acyltransferase, with translation MRIPGLAALRRAAWEAALTPIVPNTRRRDLLQRLGLAGVADGVLISDGVVLAPPRRISIGEGSFLNRQVFVDTEVHLGRHVFVGPRAMFVTTRHPVGGPQQRAAPGHPDPVHVGDGSWIGAGAIILPGVTIGSGCVIGAGAVVTKDCAADGVYAGVPARRIRELPDDSPEVSE, from the coding sequence ATGAGGATCCCAGGACTGGCCGCGCTGCGGCGCGCGGCATGGGAGGCGGCTCTGACACCGATCGTGCCCAACACCCGTCGGCGCGATCTCCTCCAGCGCCTCGGCCTGGCCGGCGTGGCGGACGGAGTGCTGATCAGCGACGGCGTGGTGCTCGCCCCGCCGCGTCGGATCAGCATCGGCGAGGGCAGCTTCCTGAACCGGCAGGTGTTCGTGGACACGGAGGTCCATCTGGGGCGCCATGTCTTCGTGGGGCCGCGAGCCATGTTCGTCACCACCCGTCATCCCGTGGGCGGCCCGCAGCAGCGGGCCGCTCCGGGGCACCCGGACCCGGTCCATGTGGGCGACGGCAGCTGGATCGGGGCCGGGGCGATCATCCTGCCCGGCGTCACGATCGGCTCCGGCTGCGTGATCGGCGCCGGAGCGGTCGTGACGAAGGACTGCGCCGCCGACGGCGTGTACGCGGGCGTGCCCGCCCGCCGCATCCGCGAGCTCCCCGACGATTCCCCGGAGGTCTCCGAATGA
- a CDS encoding glycosyltransferase family 2 protein encodes MSAPEVSVVIPAHDVAAVIGEQLAALAAQRGAPRFEVVIADNGSSDGLAGAAAGFREDLDLQIVDASAQHGASFARNRGAAVARGRILLFCDADDLVSENWVSAMADAVRAGGRCLASSTLLHEGFNDSAVLAAYGIGSDLQRLQATDEPPTVAEEGFAGYLPSVPGCGFGILRSDYWAVNGMDAAYPGGSEETDFSWRFLETGGTMLRVPAATMQYRLRSTPRALLRQQRIQQLARILLWIRFRDRGMNGPSAKDSLLTVAREAPRLLLARDRESRLLHARLLGGHLGALQGMLRYRILRRIPARRIGEGLEPAASASSSSSD; translated from the coding sequence ATGAGTGCGCCCGAGGTCAGTGTGGTGATCCCCGCCCACGATGTCGCTGCCGTGATCGGAGAGCAGCTGGCGGCGCTGGCTGCCCAGCGCGGTGCACCGCGCTTCGAGGTCGTGATCGCCGACAACGGGAGCTCGGATGGCCTGGCGGGAGCAGCCGCCGGCTTCCGCGAGGATCTCGACCTGCAGATCGTGGACGCCTCAGCGCAGCACGGCGCGTCCTTCGCGCGGAACCGCGGGGCAGCTGTCGCCCGCGGGAGGATCCTCCTGTTCTGCGATGCAGATGACCTCGTCAGCGAGAACTGGGTCAGCGCGATGGCGGATGCTGTGCGGGCCGGGGGACGATGCCTGGCCTCGAGCACCCTCCTGCATGAGGGGTTCAATGACTCAGCGGTGCTCGCAGCCTATGGGATCGGTTCCGACCTGCAGCGACTGCAGGCGACGGATGAGCCGCCCACTGTGGCGGAGGAGGGATTCGCCGGCTATCTGCCCTCGGTGCCCGGATGCGGCTTCGGAATCCTGCGAAGCGATTACTGGGCTGTCAACGGCATGGATGCGGCGTACCCGGGCGGATCGGAGGAGACGGACTTCTCCTGGCGCTTCCTGGAGACCGGCGGAACGATGCTCCGGGTGCCCGCTGCCACGATGCAGTACCGCCTGCGCTCCACCCCACGGGCGCTGCTGCGTCAGCAGCGCATCCAGCAGCTGGCGCGCATCCTGCTGTGGATCCGGTTCCGGGACCGCGGCATGAACGGTCCCAGCGCCAAGGACTCGCTGCTGACCGTCGCACGCGAGGCGCCGCGGCTGCTGCTCGCTCGAGACCGGGAGAGCAGGCTTCTGCACGCCCGGCTCCTGGGCGGGCACCTGGGAGCGCTGCAGGGGATGCTGCGCTATCGCATCCTGCGCCGCATCCCGGCCCGCCGGATCGGGGAAGGCCTCGAACCCGCCGCCTCCGCCTCATCCTCGAGCTCCGACTGA
- the rfbB gene encoding dTDP-glucose 4,6-dehydratase, with protein MELLVTGGAGFIGSNFVHHVLETTAHDVVVLDKLTYAGDPASLEGADPQRMRLVQGDICDAELVDDLMRQADAVVHFAAESHNDNSLADPSPFIQTNLVGTFTLLESARRHGTRFHHVSTDEVYGDLALDDPEKFTETTPYRPSSPYSASKAGSDHLVRAWVRSFGLEATLSSCSNNYGPHQHVEKFIPRQITELIDGRPPRLYGQGLNVRDWIHTQDHSSAVLRILERGEIGRTYLIGADGERSNLEIARLLLEIFDRPAEDLEFVRDRPGHDRRYAIDATALREELGWTPRFTDLRAGLEATVQWYRDNESWWRPHKAAVEAGYAREGQ; from the coding sequence ATGGAACTGCTCGTCACCGGCGGAGCCGGCTTCATCGGCTCCAACTTCGTCCACCACGTCCTGGAGACCACCGCCCACGACGTCGTGGTGCTGGACAAGCTCACCTACGCCGGCGATCCGGCCTCCCTGGAGGGAGCCGATCCGCAGCGCATGCGCCTGGTCCAGGGCGATATCTGCGATGCCGAGCTGGTGGACGATCTGATGCGCCAGGCGGATGCCGTCGTGCACTTCGCGGCCGAATCGCATAACGACAACTCGCTGGCGGACCCGTCTCCGTTCATCCAGACCAATCTGGTCGGCACCTTCACCCTGCTGGAGTCCGCCCGCCGGCACGGCACCCGCTTCCACCACGTCTCCACGGACGAGGTCTACGGCGATCTGGCCCTGGACGATCCGGAGAAGTTCACCGAGACCACGCCGTACCGCCCCTCGAGTCCCTACTCGGCCTCGAAGGCCGGCTCGGATCACCTGGTGCGCGCGTGGGTGCGCTCCTTCGGTCTCGAGGCCACGCTGAGCAGCTGCTCGAACAACTACGGCCCGCATCAGCACGTGGAGAAGTTCATCCCGCGCCAGATCACCGAGCTGATCGACGGCCGCCCGCCGCGGCTCTACGGGCAGGGGCTCAACGTGCGCGACTGGATCCACACGCAGGACCACTCCTCGGCGGTGCTGCGGATCCTCGAGCGCGGGGAGATCGGCCGGACGTACCTGATCGGAGCGGACGGCGAGCGCAGCAACCTGGAGATCGCCCGGCTGCTGCTCGAGATCTTCGACCGGCCGGCCGAAGACCTCGAGTTCGTCCGCGACCGTCCCGGCCACGACCGCCGCTACGCGATCGACGCGACCGCTCTGCGCGAGGAGCTCGGCTGGACCCCGCGCTTCACCGATCTCCGCGCCGGGCTCGAGGCGACCGTGCAGTGGTACCGCGACAACGAGTCCTGGTGGCGCCCGCACAAGGCCGCCGTCGAGGCCGGCTACGCCCGGGAGGGGCAGTGA